Proteins found in one Fusarium keratoplasticum isolate Fu6.1 chromosome 12, whole genome shotgun sequence genomic segment:
- a CDS encoding N-acetyltransferase ats1: protein MVDQGYIRHARRSEASDVPTVFSFIKELANCQDELHVITTTEENLSRTIAFDPDEYDTDAAPDPITPFRPARCLLAFNDVGEPAGMALYFYSYVTWHAAPGIYLEDLYVLPSERRAGHGKHLMDALVEELRAVGGVRIEWRVMERNETGLRFYEKMGAKVMEGWKDLKLEPAGTN, encoded by the exons ATGGTTGACCAGGGCTACATACGACACGCACGAAGGAGTG AGGCCTCAGATGTTCCGACAGTTTTCAGTTTCATCAAGGAACTTGCCAATTGTCAAGACGAACTCCATGTCATTACCACCACCGAGGAAAACCTCTCCAGGACGATTGCATTCGACCCCGACGAGTACGACACAGACGCGGCCCCAGACCCCATAACGCCTTTTCGACCAGCCCGCTGTCTCCTAGCCTTCAACGATGTTGGTGAACCTGCAGGCATGGCACTGTACTTCTACAGCTACGTGACTTGGCACGCAGCACCGGGTATCTACTTGGAGGACCTCTACGTTCTGCCATCGGAGAGGAGAGCCGGTCATGGGAAACACTTGATGGACGCTCTTGTGGAAGAACTGCGCGCCGTTGGGGGTGTGAGGATTGAATGGCGGGTGATGGAACGGAACGAGACTGGCCTTCGCTTCTATGAGAAAATGGGAGCCAAGGTTATGGAAGGCTGGAAGGATTTAAAGCTTGAGCCAGCAGGGACAAACTAG
- a CDS encoding Aminotran-1-2 domain-containing protein — MKYERMPIEIESPEEYGYDKIKFNLSESSITDQTIESLGLKIPNLTLLYNEHRGETELRKLIAEDAGVNTDDVLITSGAAGALFIITTSQLATMDASGRDHLVVVRPNYATNLETPKAVGCEISYIDVTFESGFQPNVDDIETAIKPNTRLVSVTCPHNPTGSTLSREALDRLVAITKEKGILLLVDETYRDIAFGEKLPVAASLGDHVLSVSSLSKSFGIPGVRIGWLISTNKNLQETFLAAKEQISISGSVIDEWIATQVLSRRQQILADTTDEMRVRLQMVESWVESEKLLEWVKPTGGVVCFPRIKKEPAGGFAAFYDRLLTKYATYVGPGHWFELPDNFFRLGYGWPKREELEGGMKAISKALRDE; from the coding sequence ATGAAGTACGAGCGCATGCCCATCGAGATCGAGTCGCCCGAGGAGTACGGGtacgacaagatcaagttcAACCTTTCAGAGAGCTCCATCACGGACCAGACCATCGAGTCATTAGGCCTCAAAATCCccaacctcaccctcctctACAATGAGCATCGAGGCGAAACAGAGCTCCGAAAGCTCATCGCTGAGGATGCCGGGGTGAATACGGACGATGTTCTCATCACCTCGGGCGCCGCCGGTGCCTTGttcatcatcaccacgtCGCAGTTGGCTACCATGGATGCCTCGGGACGTGACCATCTTGTCGTTGTTCGACCCAACTACGCCACCAACCTGGAGACCCCCAAGGCCGTCGGCTGCGAGATCTCGTACATCGATGTCACTTTTGAGTCTGGCTTCCAGCCCAATGTTGACGATATCGAGACTGCCATCAAGCCAAACACCCGTCTTGTCTCCGTGACCTGCCCACACAACCCTACTGGCTCTACTTTGTCTCGGGAGGCACTTGACCGGCTCGtagccatcaccaaggagaagggcattCTTTTGCTAGTGGACGAGACGTATCGTGATATCGCTTTTGGCGAGAAGCTTCCTGTGGCTGCTTCCCTGGGCGACCACGTCCTGAGTGTGAGCTCCTTGTCCAAATCGTTCGGTATTCCTGGAGTCCGGATCGGTTGGCTCATCAGCACCAACAAGAACCTCCAAGAGACCTTCCTAGCGGCCAAGGAGCAGATCAGCATTAGCGGGAGCGTCATCGATGAATGGATTGCCACGCAGGTTCTGTCTCGGCGACAGCAGATCCTGGCCGACACGacagatgagatgagggtCCGTCTACAGATGGTTGAGTCGTGGGTCGAGAGcgagaagcttctggaaTGGGTCAAGCCCACAGGTGGTGTTGTCTGCTTTCCCAGAATTAAGAAGGAGCCCGCGGGTGGATTCGCAGCATTCTACGATAGGCTGCTGACCAAGTATGCGACCTATGTTGGCCCTGGTCACTGGTTCGAGCTTCCGGATAACTTCTTCCGACTTGGATACGGCTGGCCGAAGCgagaggagcttgagggtgGCATGAAGGCCATCTCAAAGGCCCTGCGAGATGAGTAA